TATCTCTCAATCGAACCAGTGTATGTAAACGGGATTTTGAAAAATTTTTTAGACCTTCAACCTCCAAAATCTGTAACTTTATACTCTGCTACCCTAACTCCAGACAAAAAAACTTTTTCTTATTTAGAAAATGAGCTTGGTTTCAAGGCTGACAACAAGATTGTTTATGAGAGCGTTTTTAACTATAAAAAGCAGGCAAAGATAATTATTCCTCAAAATTTTAATATTGATCCAAAATCTTCTCTTTTCTCAACTCAGGTTGCATATGCAGTGGAACGTATCCTAGATGATTTTGGAGGACATGCTCTTGTTCTGTTTACATCGCAAAAAAATTTAAATGAAACAAAAAGATTAATAATGTCAAAAAAGAGAAAATATAGGTATTTTTTCCAAGGCGAAAAGCCAAATATCCAATTAGTTGAAGAATTCTCAAATGACAGTTCATCTGTTTTGTTTGGGCTTAATAGTTTTTGGGAGGGTATTGACGTTCCAGGTTCTTCTCTTTCGCTTTTGATAATCGATAGATTGCCTTTTCCTAACCCCAACGATCCTATGATGATTATGAGAGAGAAGAATGAAGGAAGAGAAGTTTTTAACAAAAGTTATTTGCCAAATGCAAAGTTATCATTAAGGCAAGGCTTTGGTAGACTTATTAGAAGCAAAAACGACATAGGAGTTTTTGTTATTTTAGACTTTAGGGTTTTAAAGTGGGGTTTTTTGGAACTTTTTAGACCTTGTGATATTCTATATAGTTGGGAAGCAGAATTAGTTAGAAAATTTGTCTGGGAAGGTGAATAATATGCACCCTTATGTTCAACTTGCTAAAGAGGCGGTAGAGCTTTGGATAAAAGAACACAAAAAACCAGATAAAAATAACAAAAAATCTCCATTGTTTGAAAGAAAAGGCGCATGCTTTTGCACGATATATAAAAACAAAGAGCTTAGAGGGTGTATTGGTACTATATTCCCATTGCATGATTCTTTATATGAAGAAATAATAGAAAATGCAATAAGCGCAGCGACTAGAGATCCAAGATTTGAGCCCGTTAGGGTCGAGGAGTTGGACTTATTAGAATATAAAGTAGATGTTTTGTCTGAAATTTTTCCTGTTAAAGATTTAGGAAAATTAAACCCAAAAGTAAATGGAATTATAATAAAACAAGGTTCTAAGCAAGCCTTGCTACTCCCCGATTTAGAAGGCGTTGATACTGTAGAGGATCAAATTAGAATAGTTAAAATGAAAGCAGGCATATTTAATGATTTGCCATGTGATTATTTTACTTTTACTGTTGAAAGATTCTCTTGATTTTAAAAAAGGAGTGATAATATGAAAAAATTAATTTTATTTTTACTTGTTGTTTTGTCGGTTATTTTGCTTTTTCAAAGTAGTTCTTTTGCTGGGCCCGAATCAAATCCAAGCTTAGAAGGAACAGTAATTTTTACACATGGTACAGCTACAGATGCACTAAAAGATTACTTTTCTGACTGGATGAAGGGTGATTATGATAAAATGTATCAGTATCTTTTAAAAGGTGATAAGAAAATAATTTCTAAGGATACTTTTGTAAATGAGTTTAAAAAAGCTGAAGCTGGTGGCCTAAGGCTTGAATCTTTTAAACTGTCAAAAGCTGTTTTTAAAACAGCAAGAGGATATGCTGAAATTAATGCAAAGATTACTTTTACTGAGAACAATCAAAAATTTGATATAGTTAAGACTATAACAATGTATGTAGAAGATAATGAATGGAGACTTTCTTCAATCCCCATTTATTTTCCTGGGTCACCGGGCTCAATGTTGCCAGATTAAGTACTTATAAATTACTTTTTTTATATCGAAGGAGGAGTTGTTTTGTCTTTGGAGTCTTTAAAAAATAAGGCTATGGAAGAGATAGAAAAGGCTTCATCCAGTCAAGAAGTATTGGAAATATACTCAAGATATCTTGGTAGAAAAGGTTTGATTAATGAACTTTTTAACAAAATGAAAGATTTAACTCCAGAGGAAAAAAGAAAAATGGGAATGCAGCTTAATAGTATAAAAACCTTCATAAATGAGATACGAGACAAAAAATTAAAAATAATTAAAGAACGTGAAATATACAATAATTTGTCAAAAGTAAAAATTGATAATTCTTTACCTGGTGATTGCAAAAATGTTGGCACTTTACATCCATTAACAAAGGTAATTGATAAAATTATAAGCATATTTGTTGGCATCGGATATTCGATATTTGAAGGGCCTGAAATAGAAAGCGATTATTATAACTTTGAGGCATTAAATATACCCAAAGACCATCCTGCAAGAGAGATGCAAGACTCATTTTATCTATCAAATGATTTTCTACTTAGAACTCATACCTCTCCTGTTCAAATTAGGGCAATGCAATCATTAAAACCGCCAATTAGAATAATTGCACCTGGTAAAACTTACAGAAGAGATGCAAAGGATTCAAGACATTCTCCAGTATTTCATCAAGTTGAAGGTCTAGCAATCGGAAAGAGAATTTCATTTGCTAATCTAAAAGGAACATTAGAATATTTTGCTAAATCTTTCTTTGGTGAAAAATGCGAAATCCAGTTTAGGCCTAGTTATTTCCCATTTACAGAACCAAGTGCAGAGGTTGATATAAAGTGTATTTTTTGTGAAGGAAAAGGTTGTGCTATCTGTAGCCACACTGGATGGTTAGAAGTGTTAGGCGCTGGAATGGTTCATCCAAATGTTTTAAGAAATGTAGGTTATAATCCTGAAGAATGGCAGGGTTTTGCTTTTGGGATGGGGCCTGAAAGGTTAGCAATGCTTAAATATTCTATAAACGATATAAGAATGTTCTATGATAACGATGTAAGATTCATTCATTCTTTCATTGGAAATTAGATTTTAGTAATTTTAATTCTAATGTTTATTATTATTAATTTTAAAAATTGTTAGAGGAGGTTTTGTTGTTTTGAAAGTTTCCCTGTCATGGTTAAGTGAAATTCTTGAAGAATCTCTTGATGAATATACTGTTTCAAATATATTGCAAAGCTCAGGGATAGAAGTTGAACAAATAGACGAGGTAAAAACTGATTTTAACAAGGTAGTAATTGGAAGGATTATTAATCACGAAAAACATCCTGATGCAGATAGGCTTTTTGTTGTTGATGTGGATCTTGGAGGAGAAATAAAAAGAATTGTAACAGCTGCAACAAATTTAAGCGTTGGTGATATTGTGCCTGTTGCTCTTCATGGTTCAAGGTTATCAACCGGTACTATAATAAAGAAAACAAAGCTTAGGGGAATTTTGTCAGAGGGGATGTTTTGCTCTCCAAATGAATTAGGTTTTGGAAAAGATCACTCTGGTATTATGATTTTAAATGATGAAAAATTTCAAATAGGTTCGGATCTTGCGTCTGTCTTAGGTGAAAAAGATTATGTATTTGATCTTTCGATTCCTGCAAATAGACCTGATTTGATGAGCGTTGTTGGCGTTGCAAGGGAAATTGGTGCTAAATTAAGATTAAAAGTTAAAATTAATGATTTTGAGTGTAAAGATTCAAACGATTTTTCTCCTATTAAGGTTAGGATTGACTTTCCAGAAGGTTGTTTAGTTTACTTGGGGCAGTGGATCGAAGGTGTAAAGGTTAAACCCTCTTCGCCATTTATAGCTGAAAGGTTAAAAAAAGTTGGCATAAGACCAATTAATAATGTTGTAGATTGCACAAACTATGTAATGTATCTTTTTGGACATCCTTTGCACGCATTTGATATGGGTAAAATTAACAATAGAATTATTGTAAGACGTGCATTTGATAATGAATGCCTGGTATTACTGGATGGGTCTGAAGTTATATTAAATGAGAATGATATAGTAATTGCAGATGAATCAGGTTCTATAGGTCTTGCTGGGATAATGGGAGCTGGTAACTCAGAAATATCAAACGCAACAACTGATGTCTTTCTTGAAGCAGCTATTTTTAACCATGTAAATATTCGAAGGACGTCAAGAAGATTAGGTATTAGAACTGAAGCCTCTATAAGGTTTGAAAAAGGTTTATACTGGAAAGATGTATCTGAAATAATATCCTTTGCTTCTAAAATGATAGCATCGGTTTCAGACGGTATTTTGCACAAAAAAATAGAAATTGATGGAAAAGTGCCTGAAAGCTCAAAAGATATTTATTTAGTTCCTGAGAAAGTTAATAGTATATTGGGAACAACTTTTTCTAAGACTGATATTCAAGAATCTCTTCAAAACTTAGGGTTTAAAGTAGAATGTAAAGATAGCTCGTTTAGAGTGAGTAGTCCTACTTATAGATTGGATATCAAAGAGGCTGAAGATTTAGTTGAAGAAGTGGCAAGATTTCAGGGATTTGATAAAATTCCCTCTACTTTGCCAGGTGAACCTATGCCTGGTTTTTTGCCCAAAAAGATTGAACTTATTAATAAAATTAAAAGCTATTTTGCAAATAACGGTTTTACAGAATCAATTAGCGACAGCTTAATATCGATGGAAGATGTCCTAAAGACGAATATAATTTCAACAGATGACATAGATAAAGCAACTTTTATTGAGAATAGAGTTATAAAAGTTTTATCTCCTCTTTCTGAAGAGCATAGCGTTTTGAGGACTTCGATGTTAGAGCCTTTAACAATGCTTTTAAAAAGACATTTGAATAGACAAATTTACGATATTTCCTTTTTTGAAGTAGGTAAAGTGTTTAAAAAAATAAACAATTCTTTTTTGGAAGAAAATCTGTTAGGTTTGATTGCTACAGGCAAAAGACAGTTAGATCCTTGGAGATTGCCCGTTGAAGATAAGAATTGGTCATTTTATTCATTTAAAGGAGTTTTTGAGAATTTCTTTAGATCTTTTGGAATAGTAGATTGGGAAATTTCTTCTGATGTAGACTACATATTCCATCCATCTATTTCATGTGCATTTGTAATTAATGACAAGAAAGTATTAGAGATAGGCGAAGTCAATCCAAGAATTTTACATAATTGGGAAATAAATCAAACATTTTTTTATGCGCAGCTATTTGTTGATGAGTTTCTTGATCTGTTAGAATTTAAAAATGTTAAACACGTTTTTTCAGTCTTTCCAGCAGCAACTAGGGATATTTCGATGCTTGTATCAAAAGAAACATTTTATTCTAAAATTAGAAATGAAATTAAAATGCTAGAATGTCCAATACTTGAAAACATAAGTATTTTAGACGTTTATCAAGGAAAGGGTATACCTGAAGACATGAAAAGTATAACTTTAAGTTTAAGGTTTAGAAGTGAGGAAAAGACTTTATCTAATGAAGAAATAACTGAATGGGTAGAAAAAATAATAAAAAAATTAAAAGATAACTTGGGCATTCAGATTAGAAGCGAAGTTAATTAATAGTTAAATTCCTTCTTTATGTATTTAGTGAGGCGAGATTTGATTTATGAATTTTGTTGACTTATTAATATTAGTTGTGGTCGTACTATCTTACTTTAGTGGTTATAAAACTGGTCTAATTGTTGTTTTTACTTTCATTTTTGCATTCTTTTTATCTTTGTATCTTACTCCTCATTTAATGAACATTGCTGAAGCCTTTTTTTCAAAAGCGCTATTGTTCAGTGGAAATAGCCTTATAAGTATTTCTTTTATTTTTACTCTACTTATGCTTAATGCTTTAATTGGCAAATTTTTGTTATTAATAGCTGATATCTTAGGTATTACTAGAATATCTAAAAATTCTTTTCTTGCAGGATTTTTAAATGTTTTTTTATCTATTTTAATATTGAGTTTGATAATTAAATCTTTAGACTGGGCGAAGATGTATATGCTCTTTTCAAATCAATGGAATAGTTCTTTAACTAGACATTATTTATTAGAATTAAATAACAATTTCTTTAAGTACTTTCCTTTCAACTTCTCTTTGCCATGGAAAAGTTAAAATACAAGAGCAACCAGAGAGCTGCGGATGTAGCCAGAAGATTAAAGGATATAATTGATTTTCATCAACTAATTAAAATTAACGATGTTTCTAATTTTTATAGAGCATACGATATTGTTCTAAAGTGGAACAAAGAATCTTATACTATAGTTTTTGGAGAAGAAAATAACTTACTTCCAACTAATATGAAATTAAAATTAAGAAAAATGTTTGCTGGTTTGAAAATAGATGAGGAAGTGGAATTAAATAAGATTAATAATTTTAATAAAGCTTTTTTTAAGTTTTGTGGTAGCACTTTAGAGGAAGAAATTTTAGCTAAATATAGCGTATTTGGTCCAATATCTTTTTATAAAGCTTTTCATTCTTATAAAAAGTTTAGGGAAATTTTAAATTATTATTTAGATGAATCAAATTTTTATGATTTTTATCTTTTTTATTTCAAAAGTTCCAAAAAACCTATAGGGAGAGCTATTAGATGTTATGAAAAATTGAGGGCAATTTATCCCTTATTAGAACCTGTTGGTTCGCTTTTAAGATTTGATGAAATGATTTATCCAGTAGAACTGCTTTTTAAAGAGAATTCTAATTTTGAATCTTCTAATTTAGGAAGCTTTAAATATCTTTACAAAACAAATGTTTATATGCTGCTTTATGATAAAGAAAGCCAGCTAGAAGTAAAGATATATTTGCCAGGCGAAAACTTTATAATTCAAAAATGGTTTTTAACTGGAACACTAAGACATAATGAAATATTAACTGATCTTGCAAAACAAAAATTTGAATCCTTTAAAATTTTTAAAAATAATTTCTTTATAAATAATAATAAGATAACAATTAATTGTGAAAGGGATGTGTATAAAAAGTTAGGTTTTAATTATGTTTATCCAGAACTTAGATGTGGTGGACGTGAGTTGTTCAAAAATAGAGAAGAGTTAAATATTGTGAATTTTAATGATATCAAGTCTGATTTACATGTCCATACAAATTATAGTGATGGAACTCATTCCATTGAAGAATTAGTGGATTTTTATATGTCTAAAGGTTTTCAATATATAGTTCTGACTGATCACTCTGTTTCTCTTTCGCAGGGAAGAGGATTAGACATTGATACTTTGATTGAGAAAAATGAGCTTATAGATAAATTAAACAAGCAGGTAGAAAAATTTAAGATATTTAAAGGAGCTGAAGTTGATATATTAGAGGATGGATCTTTAGATTATCCCGATTGGGTTTTAGAAAATCTAGATTTTGTGATTGCATCAGTGCATCAAAATTATGATTTAGATGAAGACGCTATGACCTTTAGGTTTGAAAAGGCCATAAAAAACCCTTATGTTCATATGATTGGACATATAAGTGGAAGGCTTGTGGGTTTTTTACCCATTTATAACGTCGACCTACAGAGGTTACTAAGGCTTGCTTCTGAATATAGTACTATAATTGAAATCAATGGGAATCCAGCTCGGTTGGATTTGGATTGTGCTTCGATTAAAACTTATAAAAATAAGTTTAAGAACTTGTATGCCGTAAACACTGATCTACATAATTTTAGACAATATGATATAAGATTTTATTGTTCGGTGATGACCGCAAGGAAGTCTTATTTAAAAAGTTGTGATATCGTGAATTCTCTTAATTTGAATGAATTCGAAAGTTTGATAAGAGATATTAGAATCAGAAAGCTTAGAAAAAACAATCTTTTAGTTTGAAAAATAGAGGTGTTACTTATTTTTATAAATAATAAAAATATGGTGTCTTGAAATATGATAGATAAATTATGGTGGCATATTAAAAGACTGTTAAAAATTTTAATAGCAATGTTTATAGTGATTTTTTTGCCTCTTTATTGGTTTATTAATCAGGTAGGACCAAAATATTATATAAGCTCTGAAACTCCAAGTTTTGTTGTTGAAAAATATCTTGATGGGAAGAGAAATGATGACTTTTATGAGATATATACTAATTACCCATCTATTTTTAAAAAGGAATTGTATGGTATTGCCTATAGTGGATGGACAAAAAACATATATCAAGAAGTAAGATATAGAGTAGTTGACGTTAAAAATTTTGGCAATGAGGCGTATGTTAATGTTCTTGTAACCTTGATAGGAGGAGATAGAAAGATGACGCAATATGTTTTAAGAAAAGAAAATGGTTTGTGGAAAATTGTTTATGATAGAGATTTAGGTTTTGTAGAATTTTCTTCTAAGGCTAATTGACATGAGCTTTGTTCATCTTCACGTACACAGTGAATACAGTTTACTGGATGGCGCAAGTAGATTAGATGATATAATTCTCAAGGCAAAAAATGATAACATGCAAGCACTAGCGCTTACTGACCACGGAAATATGTATGGCGCCCTTAAGTTTTATTCTTTGGCAAAGGAACATGAAATAAAACCATTAATAGGTTGTGAGATGTATATTACTGATGATATGACCAAACAGACGAGAGCTAATGGCGATCTTGATACCTATTTATCTCATTTAATCCTTATTGCAAAAGATTTTGAAGGCTATAAAAATCTAGTTAGACTAGTTTCTTTTGGTTTTCTTAAAGGATTTTATTATAAACCAAGGATTGATTTAAAAACTTTATTTGAATACAAGAAAGGTCTAATAGTTTCAAGTGCTTGTATGTACGGAAGAATACCTCAACTAATTCTCTCTAATAAAAAGGATCAAGCAGTTGAACTTGCAAAAACCTTTAAAGAACAATTTGGTGATGACTTTTATCTTGAAATTCAGGATCATGGACTTCCTGAAGAGAAGAAGTTAATTCCAGTAATAATAAATATGTCTCAGGATTTGAATATTCCACTAATAGCTACTAATGATTCTCACTATACCAATAAAGAAGATGCTGAGTTTCATGACGTACTACTTTGCATTCAAACAAAAAAAACAGTTCAGGATGAAAATCGAATGAAATTCAATACTGATTCTCTTTATTTTAAAACTTCTGAAGAAATGAAAGAACTTTTTTCTTATTGCAAAGATGCTGTTGAGAATACTTTAATAGTTGCAGATAAATGTAGTTTAGAATTACCAATTGGCAAGGTAACAGTACCGAAGTTTCCTTGTCCTGAGGGCAAAAGTGAGAGAGAATATTTGAACCTATTAATTGAAAAAGGCTTAAATCGAAGATATAAGGGCAATATAACCAAAGAGATCGAAGAGCGTTTAAAATATGAACTTGATATTATACAAAAAACTGGTTATGAAGGTTATTTTCTAATAGTATCTGATTATATTAATTATGCAAAGGAGAATGGAATTCAAGTTGGTCCTGGTAGAGGCTCTGCTGCTGGGAGTCTGGTTGCATATGTTCTTGGGATAACTGACATTGATCCTTTGAAGTATAATTTGCTTTTTGAGAGATTCTTAAATCCAGAAAGGGTAAATCCACCCGATATTGATGTTGATTTTTGTATAGAGAAGAGAGCACAAGTTTTGAATTATTTGGTTAAAAGATATGGTCAAGAAAATGTAGCCCAAATTGGTACTTTTGGAACTATGAACGCAAGAGCAGTAGTTAGAGATGTTGGAAGAACATTAGGTAAGCCTCTTAGTATTGTTGACAAACTAGCAAAATTAATTCCAAACAAGCCTGGTTCTCAAGCAACTTTGAAAGAAGCAGAAGAACTGCAAGAAGTAAAGCAGTTCTTAAATTCTAACCCCTCTCTAAAAGAGCTTTGGGAAAAAAGCATAAAGTTAGAAGGATTGACACGCCATAGCTCTGTTCATGCTGCTGGTGTGGTGATATCGCCTTTTCCTATTTATGATTTAATACCTTTACAAAGACCATCTGAAGGTGATGTTCCGGTAACACAATGGCCCATGGAAGATGTAGAAAAATCAGGATTTTTAAAGATGGATTTGTTGGGGCTAAGAAACTTAACGGTAATTGGGAAAACTTTGGAATTAATTGAAAAGACTAGAGGTATAAAGGTTGATATAGAAGATATTCCTCTTGATGATCCGAAAGTTTATGAGCTCTTAGAAAGAGGAGAGACTCTTGGAGTTTTTCAGCTAGAGAGTTCCGGAATGCAACAACTTTTAAAAGAAGTTAAGCCTGACAAATTTGAAGATTTAATAGCAATACTTGCTCTTTACAGACCTGGTCCTATGAATTCTGGAATGGTAGAACAATTTATTAGACGAAAGCACAAAAAGGAACCTGTAGTATTTATTCATAAAGATGTTGAGCCAATTCTTTCTGAAACGTATGGCGTTATGATTTATCAAGAGCAAATAATGCAGCTTGCAAGCATATTGGCAGGGTTTTCTCTAGGAGAAGCGGATCTTTTAAGAAGGGCAATGGGCAAAAAAAAGGCAGAAGTGATGGCGGCCCAAAAACCTAAGTTTGTGGAAGGGGCTATAAACAAAGGCTTAATTTCAAGGGAACAAGCTGAAAAAATATTTGATGATATGGCAAAGTTTGCAGAGTATGGTTTTAATAAATCTCATAGTGCTTCTTATGCTCTTATTACATATAGAACTGCTTGGTTAAAGGTTTATTATACTCCTGAATATATGGCTGCTTTGCTTTCTTCTGTGTCTTCTGATACTGATAAAGTTGCTGAGTATATTAAAGAAGCAAAAAAATTTGGCGTGGAGGTTTTATCTCCTGATGTAAACGAAAGTGGAGAAAACTTTACTGTAATAGGAAACAAAATTAGATTTGGTCTTTCTGCAATTAAAGGAGTTGGTAAGGCTGCAATTGATACTATATTAGCAAACAGACTCTCTGATGGCAATTTTAAAAATTTGAGAGATTTTATTTATAGAACTAGTTCAAAGTCTGTAAATAAAAAGATTTATGAAAATTTAATAAAAGCTGGAGCACTCGATAATCTGTATAAAGATAGGCTAAATCTTTTAGATCAGTTGGATGAAGTTTTGGCTTTGGTAAAAAAGAGTACCAAAACAGACAATGAACATAGTTTATTTAATGAAGCCTTTGACGAGGAAGAGCTTTATATTGACAATGACATTGAAATTATTCCCAAAAAAGACTTTGATCCAAGTTTAAAACTTGCATTTGAAAAGGAAGTTCTTGGATTGTATGTCAGTGGGCATCCACTTAAACCTTATAAATTTTTGATTAATAGTATTTCAAATTTTAATATTTCTTCTCTAAACGAGCTCGATACTGAAAAGGTAAAAATTTGTGGAATAGTTTTCAATAAGAAGCAAGTCTTTAAAAAGGATGGCTCCTTTTTCTTTGTTTTAAACATTGAGGATTTAACTGGAAGCGTAGAGTGCATCTATTCTAAAAAAGACAAGGCTATTATTGATGAAATAATGGAAAATGATATTGTTTGGATTGAGGGAAGACTTATAAAAAAGGATGAGGGATCAAGAATAATTATTGATCAAATAGGAAAAATTAACAGAAAGATATTTCATATTAAATTTTATAAGAAGCTTTGTTCAGAAGGTGCACTTATGAAATTAAAAGAAGAACTTTCGATTTTAAAAGGCGATATACCATTAATTATTCACTTTGTTGACGAAAACGCAGAAAAGCTTTGTTTGG
Above is a genomic segment from Thermodesulfobium narugense DSM 14796 containing:
- the amrA gene encoding AmmeMemoRadiSam system protein A — translated: MHPYVQLAKEAVELWIKEHKKPDKNNKKSPLFERKGACFCTIYKNKELRGCIGTIFPLHDSLYEEIIENAISAATRDPRFEPVRVEELDLLEYKVDVLSEIFPVKDLGKLNPKVNGIIIKQGSKQALLLPDLEGVDTVEDQIRIVKMKAGIFNDLPCDYFTFTVERFS
- a CDS encoding NTF2-like N-terminal transpeptidase domain-containing protein; its protein translation is MKKLILFLLVVLSVILLFQSSSFAGPESNPSLEGTVIFTHGTATDALKDYFSDWMKGDYDKMYQYLLKGDKKIISKDTFVNEFKKAEAGGLRLESFKLSKAVFKTARGYAEINAKITFTENNQKFDIVKTITMYVEDNEWRLSSIPIYFPGSPGSMLPD
- the pheS gene encoding phenylalanine--tRNA ligase subunit alpha, which gives rise to MSLESLKNKAMEEIEKASSSQEVLEIYSRYLGRKGLINELFNKMKDLTPEEKRKMGMQLNSIKTFINEIRDKKLKIIKEREIYNNLSKVKIDNSLPGDCKNVGTLHPLTKVIDKIISIFVGIGYSIFEGPEIESDYYNFEALNIPKDHPAREMQDSFYLSNDFLLRTHTSPVQIRAMQSLKPPIRIIAPGKTYRRDAKDSRHSPVFHQVEGLAIGKRISFANLKGTLEYFAKSFFGEKCEIQFRPSYFPFTEPSAEVDIKCIFCEGKGCAICSHTGWLEVLGAGMVHPNVLRNVGYNPEEWQGFAFGMGPERLAMLKYSINDIRMFYDNDVRFIHSFIGN
- the pheT gene encoding phenylalanine--tRNA ligase subunit beta, coding for MKVSLSWLSEILEESLDEYTVSNILQSSGIEVEQIDEVKTDFNKVVIGRIINHEKHPDADRLFVVDVDLGGEIKRIVTAATNLSVGDIVPVALHGSRLSTGTIIKKTKLRGILSEGMFCSPNELGFGKDHSGIMILNDEKFQIGSDLASVLGEKDYVFDLSIPANRPDLMSVVGVAREIGAKLRLKVKINDFECKDSNDFSPIKVRIDFPEGCLVYLGQWIEGVKVKPSSPFIAERLKKVGIRPINNVVDCTNYVMYLFGHPLHAFDMGKINNRIIVRRAFDNECLVLLDGSEVILNENDIVIADESGSIGLAGIMGAGNSEISNATTDVFLEAAIFNHVNIRRTSRRLGIRTEASIRFEKGLYWKDVSEIISFASKMIASVSDGILHKKIEIDGKVPESSKDIYLVPEKVNSILGTTFSKTDIQESLQNLGFKVECKDSSFRVSSPTYRLDIKEAEDLVEEVARFQGFDKIPSTLPGEPMPGFLPKKIELINKIKSYFANNGFTESISDSLISMEDVLKTNIISTDDIDKATFIENRVIKVLSPLSEEHSVLRTSMLEPLTMLLKRHLNRQIYDISFFEVGKVFKKINNSFLEENLLGLIATGKRQLDPWRLPVEDKNWSFYSFKGVFENFFRSFGIVDWEISSDVDYIFHPSISCAFVINDKKVLEIGEVNPRILHNWEINQTFFYAQLFVDEFLDLLEFKNVKHVFSVFPAATRDISMLVSKETFYSKIRNEIKMLECPILENISILDVYQGKGIPEDMKSITLSLRFRSEEKTLSNEEITEWVEKIIKKLKDNLGIQIRSEVN
- a CDS encoding PHP domain-containing protein, translating into MEKLKYKSNQRAADVARRLKDIIDFHQLIKINDVSNFYRAYDIVLKWNKESYTIVFGEENNLLPTNMKLKLRKMFAGLKIDEEVELNKINNFNKAFFKFCGSTLEEEILAKYSVFGPISFYKAFHSYKKFREILNYYLDESNFYDFYLFYFKSSKKPIGRAIRCYEKLRAIYPLLEPVGSLLRFDEMIYPVELLFKENSNFESSNLGSFKYLYKTNVYMLLYDKESQLEVKIYLPGENFIIQKWFLTGTLRHNEILTDLAKQKFESFKIFKNNFFINNNKITINCERDVYKKLGFNYVYPELRCGGRELFKNREELNIVNFNDIKSDLHVHTNYSDGTHSIEELVDFYMSKGFQYIVLTDHSVSLSQGRGLDIDTLIEKNELIDKLNKQVEKFKIFKGAEVDILEDGSLDYPDWVLENLDFVIASVHQNYDLDEDAMTFRFEKAIKNPYVHMIGHISGRLVGFLPIYNVDLQRLLRLASEYSTIIEINGNPARLDLDCASIKTYKNKFKNLYAVNTDLHNFRQYDIRFYCSVMTARKSYLKSCDIVNSLNLNEFESLIRDIRIRKLRKNNLLV
- a CDS encoding nuclear transport factor 2 family protein, encoding MIDKLWWHIKRLLKILIAMFIVIFLPLYWFINQVGPKYYISSETPSFVVEKYLDGKRNDDFYEIYTNYPSIFKKELYGIAYSGWTKNIYQEVRYRVVDVKNFGNEAYVNVLVTLIGGDRKMTQYVLRKENGLWKIVYDRDLGFVEFSSKAN
- a CDS encoding DNA polymerase III subunit alpha; this translates as MSFVHLHVHSEYSLLDGASRLDDIILKAKNDNMQALALTDHGNMYGALKFYSLAKEHEIKPLIGCEMYITDDMTKQTRANGDLDTYLSHLILIAKDFEGYKNLVRLVSFGFLKGFYYKPRIDLKTLFEYKKGLIVSSACMYGRIPQLILSNKKDQAVELAKTFKEQFGDDFYLEIQDHGLPEEKKLIPVIINMSQDLNIPLIATNDSHYTNKEDAEFHDVLLCIQTKKTVQDENRMKFNTDSLYFKTSEEMKELFSYCKDAVENTLIVADKCSLELPIGKVTVPKFPCPEGKSEREYLNLLIEKGLNRRYKGNITKEIEERLKYELDIIQKTGYEGYFLIVSDYINYAKENGIQVGPGRGSAAGSLVAYVLGITDIDPLKYNLLFERFLNPERVNPPDIDVDFCIEKRAQVLNYLVKRYGQENVAQIGTFGTMNARAVVRDVGRTLGKPLSIVDKLAKLIPNKPGSQATLKEAEELQEVKQFLNSNPSLKELWEKSIKLEGLTRHSSVHAAGVVISPFPIYDLIPLQRPSEGDVPVTQWPMEDVEKSGFLKMDLLGLRNLTVIGKTLELIEKTRGIKVDIEDIPLDDPKVYELLERGETLGVFQLESSGMQQLLKEVKPDKFEDLIAILALYRPGPMNSGMVEQFIRRKHKKEPVVFIHKDVEPILSETYGVMIYQEQIMQLASILAGFSLGEADLLRRAMGKKKAEVMAAQKPKFVEGAINKGLISREQAEKIFDDMAKFAEYGFNKSHSASYALITYRTAWLKVYYTPEYMAALLSSVSSDTDKVAEYIKEAKKFGVEVLSPDVNESGENFTVIGNKIRFGLSAIKGVGKAAIDTILANRLSDGNFKNLRDFIYRTSSKSVNKKIYENLIKAGALDNLYKDRLNLLDQLDEVLALVKKSTKTDNEHSLFNEAFDEEELYIDNDIEIIPKKDFDPSLKLAFEKEVLGLYVSGHPLKPYKFLINSISNFNISSLNELDTEKVKICGIVFNKKQVFKKDGSFFFVLNIEDLTGSVECIYSKKDKAIIDEIMENDIVWIEGRLIKKDEGSRIIIDQIGKINRKIFHIKFYKKLCSEGALMKLKEELSILKGDIPLIIHFVDENAEKLCLADSNYFVNVESDIVERINKFRGVECWLEENR